In the Pyrolobus fumarii 1A genome, one interval contains:
- a CDS encoding Lrp/AsnC ligand binding domain-containing protein, producing the protein MPTAVLLINVEIGHEDDVFEELKKIPEVKAAYVVYGMYDIIAIVKADDLRTLRSAISERIRKIKHVSATLTHVVIEGKEFERK; encoded by the coding sequence ATGCCTACCGCTGTACTCTTGATCAATGTTGAAATCGGCCACGAGGATGATGTTTTTGAGGAGCTAAAGAAGATACCAGAGGTCAAGGCAGCGTACGTGGTGTATGGCATGTACGACATAATCGCTATAGTCAAGGCTGATGACCTTAGAACACTCAGAAGCGCGATATCCGAGCGTATAAGGAAGATTAAGCATGTAAGCGCAACACTAACGCATGTCGTCATAGAGGGTAAGGAGTTCGAACGCAAGTAA
- a CDS encoding 50S ribosomal protein L21e — translation MVKPPKGFRHRTRKLLRKHIREKGAVPPLSLLMHEYKPGDKVYIIINPSVMKGMPHRRYHGKTGTVVGKRGKCYIVEVRVGGKVKQLIVRPEHLRPVPSEALSGGKKSEGEKA, via the coding sequence ATGGTAAAGCCACCCAAGGGCTTTCGCCATCGCACAAGGAAGCTTCTACGCAAACACATCCGTGAGAAGGGTGCAGTACCCCCACTAAGCCTCTTAATGCATGAGTACAAGCCTGGCGATAAAGTCTACATAATAATCAACCCGTCGGTAATGAAGGGTATGCCTCACCGCCGCTATCACGGTAAAACAGGCACTGTTGTCGGGAAGCGCGGTAAGTGCTATATCGTAGAAGTACGTGTTGGTGGTAAGGTAAAACAGTTGATAGTGAGACCGGAGCATCTACGTCCCGTCCCGTCAGAGGCTCTCTCTGGGGGCAAGAAGAGTGAGGGCGAGAAAGCTTGA
- a CDS encoding DUF655 domain-containing protein produces METRREWRPRGRRPHRHRCRKPPERTAYVLDFRPPNPEDRHREHREQDYLQLVGDEYFTLMEALPREDVEIAVGSRIWLEGENSSVKECSTVLIDYEELSPYARTKLEEIVPEIIKRKERVFVEFFNVAQPINIRFHTLELLPGIGKKTMMKILDEREREPFKSFEDIKRRVHIDPVKVITERIIRELQGEERYYLFVNPPPKARKRRDIVVLNVLKVLYSRVGSGETSASEQESSVRVDEASTQSS; encoded by the coding sequence ATGGAGACTAGGCGTGAATGGCGTCCTCGCGGTAGAAGGCCGCACCGGCATAGATGTAGAAAGCCGCCGGAGCGGACAGCCTATGTGTTGGACTTTAGGCCGCCTAACCCCGAAGACAGGCACCGCGAGCATAGAGAGCAGGACTATCTGCAGCTTGTGGGTGACGAGTACTTTACTCTCATGGAGGCATTGCCTCGTGAGGATGTAGAGATAGCTGTTGGTTCTAGGATCTGGCTTGAGGGCGAGAATAGTAGTGTGAAGGAGTGTAGCACTGTTCTGATAGACTATGAGGAGTTATCACCTTATGCGAGGACGAAGCTAGAGGAGATAGTACCCGAGATAATAAAGAGGAAAGAGCGTGTCTTTGTAGAGTTCTTCAACGTTGCCCAGCCTATTAACATACGTTTCCACACACTCGAGCTGCTCCCAGGTATAGGGAAAAAGACTATGATGAAAATCCTTGACGAGCGTGAACGCGAGCCATTCAAGTCCTTCGAGGATATCAAGAGACGTGTACACATAGACCCTGTCAAGGTGATAACTGAGCGTATTATCCGCGAGTTACAGGGCGAGGAGAGATACTATCTATTTGTAAATCCGCCGCCTAAGGCGAGAAAGCGGCGTGACATAGTGGTGCTTAACGTGCTGAAAGTGTTGTATTCTAGGGTGGGAAGTGGTGAGACCTCCGCTAGCGAGCAAGAGAGCTCTGTTAGAGTGGACGAGGCGAGTACTCAGAGCTCATGA
- a CDS encoding CBS domain-containing protein → MNKIGEEIRRLRLAAGLSQRELARLAGVSQSLIAKIEAGKVNPRVETLKKILDALEAVLRRLDRVEAYASKPVITVRVDEPVRKAVVVMDRYGFSQVPVVDEKGRVVGTVIESSVLRAIIERGSQVLDEPIERVMVEPLPTVKPDEPVMRVLPLLERYPAVLVVDDENRPIGIVTKIDLIRGLSRSPIGGLQWNQRGG, encoded by the coding sequence GTGAACAAGATCGGCGAGGAGATACGACGGCTTCGCCTCGCTGCAGGTCTCTCACAGCGTGAGCTTGCAAGATTGGCTGGTGTCAGCCAATCACTGATCGCTAAGATAGAGGCCGGGAAAGTCAACCCGCGTGTTGAGACACTTAAAAAGATACTTGATGCTCTCGAGGCTGTGCTTCGCCGGCTTGATCGTGTGGAGGCATATGCGTCAAAACCTGTCATAACGGTTAGAGTGGACGAGCCTGTTAGGAAGGCAGTTGTGGTTATGGATAGGTACGGGTTCTCGCAAGTTCCCGTGGTAGATGAAAAAGGGCGTGTTGTTGGCACAGTGATTGAATCTAGTGTGTTACGCGCTATTATTGAGAGAGGATCACAAGTTCTTGATGAACCCATCGAGCGTGTAATGGTTGAACCTCTGCCTACGGTAAAGCCGGACGAACCCGTGATGCGTGTGCTGCCTTTGCTAGAGAGGTATCCGGCGGTGCTTGTAGTTGATGACGAAAATAGGCCCATTGGTATTGTCACAAAGATTGACCTGATTCGTGGTCTTTCCAGGTCGCCTATCGGTGGGCTCCAGTGGAACCAGAGGGGTGGTTAA
- a CDS encoding signal recognition particle protein Srp54: MPGLDAIRDAVRKFLRLSGPYERAVEEFIRDLQRALLSADVNVRLVFDLTRRIRERALKEKPPPGASRRDWFLKIVYEELVKLFGGDREPEVKPPYTPYVIMLVGVQGSGKTTTAAKLALFYKRMGYKVGLVAADVYRPGAYDQLRQLAERIGVMFYGEPGSRDAVGIATRGVKELKERGANIVIVDTAGRHGYGSEVALLEEMKRMSEAIKPDEVMLVIDAAMGQKSFDLAKRFHEATPIGSIIVTKMDGTAKGGGALSAVAATGAIIKFIGTGEDVEEFEVFNPRRFVSRLLGMGDIEGILERIKRLEAAEEFEKTVEEMLEGKLNFRILYRQLRQLTRMGPLRKVLQMLPGVGLAVTDEIAKLGEEKIRKWLAIMDSMTYEELDHPEIIDKSRMRRIARGAGVELDDVKELVNYYRNLQRMLRRLKKQKGALERLLRNIGGV; this comes from the coding sequence TTGCCGGGACTTGATGCTATCCGTGACGCCGTTAGGAAGTTTCTAAGACTTAGTGGTCCCTACGAGCGTGCTGTTGAAGAGTTTATACGTGATCTACAGCGTGCCCTCCTATCAGCTGATGTTAACGTTAGGCTCGTGTTCGACCTCACTCGGCGTATACGTGAGCGGGCATTAAAGGAGAAACCGCCGCCTGGAGCAAGTCGCCGCGACTGGTTCCTCAAGATAGTGTATGAGGAGCTTGTAAAACTGTTCGGTGGCGACCGGGAACCCGAGGTTAAACCACCTTATACACCCTATGTCATCATGCTTGTTGGTGTACAGGGTAGCGGTAAGACAACTACGGCTGCAAAGCTAGCTCTGTTCTACAAGAGAATGGGGTATAAAGTTGGCCTCGTGGCAGCTGATGTGTATAGGCCTGGTGCTTATGATCAGTTAAGACAGCTTGCTGAACGTATTGGTGTCATGTTCTATGGTGAACCTGGTTCGCGTGACGCAGTTGGTATTGCAACTCGCGGTGTCAAAGAGTTGAAAGAACGCGGTGCAAACATAGTGATAGTCGATACTGCAGGTCGTCACGGCTATGGTAGCGAGGTTGCTCTTCTCGAGGAGATGAAGAGGATGTCCGAGGCGATAAAACCTGACGAGGTTATGCTTGTAATAGATGCGGCTATGGGACAAAAGAGCTTCGATCTAGCGAAGAGGTTCCATGAGGCTACGCCAATCGGTAGTATAATCGTTACAAAGATGGATGGTACAGCCAAGGGCGGCGGAGCACTATCTGCCGTTGCTGCCACGGGTGCCATAATAAAGTTCATAGGTACTGGTGAGGATGTAGAGGAGTTCGAGGTATTCAATCCTAGAAGGTTTGTGTCGCGACTCCTTGGAATGGGTGATATTGAGGGTATACTGGAGAGGATTAAGCGGCTAGAAGCTGCTGAGGAGTTCGAGAAGACTGTTGAAGAGATGCTTGAGGGGAAGTTGAACTTCCGAATACTCTATAGACAGTTGCGTCAACTTACCCGCATGGGCCCCCTGAGAAAAGTGTTACAGATGCTACCTGGTGTTGGCCTAGCAGTTACTGATGAGATTGCAAAGCTTGGTGAAGAGAAAATACGAAAGTGGCTTGCAATAATGGATTCAATGACTTACGAGGAGCTAGACCATCCAGAGATTATCGACAAGAGTAGGATGAGACGGATAGCTCGTGGTGCTGGCGTGGAGCTAGATGATGTTAAGGAGCTTGTGAACTATTATCGTAATCTTCAGCGTATGCTACGCAGACTTAAGAAGCAGAAGGGTGCCCTCGAAAGGCTACTCAGGAACATTGGTGGAGTGTAG
- a CDS encoding preprotein translocase subunit Sec61beta: MPSNKRSEKREHARDTTPSIMSAAGLLSFYEEEDAKIKLSPVAVMIIAAGFIAAIIGLDLLAKIM, from the coding sequence ATGCCCTCCAACAAGAGGAGTGAGAAGCGAGAACACGCACGCGACACAACACCAAGTATAATGAGTGCTGCTGGACTTCTATCATTCTATGAAGAAGAGGATGCAAAGATCAAGTTATCGCCAGTAGCAGTCATGATAATAGCTGCTGGGTTCATAGCAGCAATCATAGGGCTAGACCTACTAGCCAAGATTATGTAA
- a CDS encoding DUF367 family protein: MKPTPKVYVVHYREDDPGKCTALRMVRAGEAIIVRRPPPGTLLLDPYAATPVSQLDADIVVKRGVTVIDASWKKLNGHKLEMIRKRTNPRRLPLLFAANPPHYGLAFKLSSIEAVIATLYITGFKSEAERLTRLYKWVYNFIELNRELLDAYAASKTPEEILEHEATLLSKILEREVKPAEVPTIISRILQYDAR; encoded by the coding sequence GTGAAGCCTACGCCAAAGGTATACGTAGTTCACTACCGCGAGGATGATCCGGGTAAATGTACAGCGCTGCGTATGGTCAGAGCGGGTGAAGCCATTATTGTAAGACGGCCTCCACCAGGTACACTCCTCCTAGACCCCTATGCGGCTACGCCAGTGTCACAGCTAGATGCAGATATCGTCGTAAAACGGGGTGTTACAGTGATAGACGCCTCATGGAAGAAACTAAACGGGCATAAACTCGAGATGATTAGGAAAAGGACAAACCCGCGTAGGCTACCACTACTCTTTGCAGCGAATCCACCGCATTACGGGTTAGCATTCAAGTTGAGTAGTATCGAGGCCGTGATAGCAACATTATATATAACAGGCTTCAAATCAGAAGCCGAGAGGCTAACTAGATTGTATAAATGGGTGTATAACTTCATAGAGCTAAACAGGGAGCTTCTCGATGCATATGCAGCCTCAAAAACTCCCGAAGAAATACTCGAACACGAGGCTACACTCCTATCAAAAATATTAGAACGCGAAGTCAAGCCAGCAGAGGTACCCACTATAATATCACGTATACTTCAGTACGATGCAAGATGA
- a CDS encoding translation initiation factor IF-5A, translating into MSYTYATVGDLKVGSYVIIDGEPCRIVEISKAKTGKHGSAKAHIVAIGLFTGSKKTLIAPVDQRVEVPIIEKRVGQVLAVTGDTVQIMDLETFDTFEAEKPKDPKLAEQLQPGAEIEYWNVMGKRLIVRVRPPRG; encoded by the coding sequence ATGAGCTACACGTATGCGACTGTTGGCGACCTAAAGGTAGGCAGCTACGTTATTATTGATGGTGAGCCGTGCAGGATAGTCGAGATTAGCAAGGCGAAGACTGGTAAGCACGGCAGTGCTAAGGCGCACATAGTTGCTATTGGGTTGTTCACGGGTAGCAAGAAGACCCTGATAGCTCCTGTTGACCAGCGTGTAGAGGTGCCGATTATCGAAAAGAGGGTTGGCCAGGTGCTCGCGGTAACTGGGGACACAGTCCAGATTATGGATCTAGAGACGTTTGACACGTTTGAGGCAGAGAAGCCTAAGGATCCAAAGCTAGCGGAGCAGCTCCAGCCCGGCGCGGAGATCGAGTACTGGAATGTCATGGGTAAGAGACTAATCGTGCGTGTACGTCCGCCACGCGGCTAA
- a CDS encoding ATPase: MRVALLSGGKDSLFAALKAWPIDYGIVLLYEFPRPNPHLFNLGKTLETLALVGVPIIVARLHRGREQEETVKLLQHLGVDEIVAGDVYIEDHLRYMESVAREAGASLREPLWGMDPVEVLYKEAEAGIEAVFIGANERMRKWLGRVFSRETVEELADYTRKVGVDPLGEHGEYHTLVINSPVHEARLAYNIGETRVSQGYYILRIV; encoded by the coding sequence GTGCGCGTGGCTCTTCTCTCGGGTGGCAAGGATTCCTTGTTTGCCGCGTTGAAAGCATGGCCTATTGACTATGGTATTGTGCTGCTCTATGAGTTTCCTCGTCCTAATCCCCACCTCTTTAACCTTGGAAAGACATTAGAGACACTCGCCCTCGTGGGCGTACCTATCATTGTAGCCCGGTTGCACAGAGGGCGTGAGCAAGAGGAAACTGTAAAACTACTTCAACATCTTGGTGTTGATGAGATTGTAGCTGGCGATGTTTATATAGAAGATCACCTTCGTTACATGGAGTCTGTTGCTAGGGAAGCTGGTGCTAGTCTCCGTGAACCCCTATGGGGCATGGACCCAGTGGAGGTGCTATACAAGGAGGCCGAGGCTGGTATAGAGGCGGTCTTTATAGGCGCTAACGAGAGAATGCGAAAATGGCTTGGTAGGGTATTTTCACGTGAGACTGTTGAGGAACTTGCAGACTATACCAGGAAGGTTGGTGTCGACCCACTAGGTGAACATGGAGAGTATCATACCCTAGTGATTAACAGTCCGGTGCACGAAGCTAGGCTCGCCTACAATATAGGCGAAACACGTGTCTCACAAGGCTACTACATCCTGAGAATTGTGTAG
- a CDS encoding tRNA pseudouridine(54/55) synthase Pus10 — MEGMEERVAHVASDIIVKSLQVLLEYPLCDRCLGRMFALLGKGWSNKQRGEAIKMIIIMVLHRLAREGDEEASKLLERLSASLYNTAPRLYEELGVERTEIVCPLCGGVFDKVVNEVVERAARLLREVEAESFVVGARLAEEVRGVEDSIVANYGLVHAESIAAELKREVGKRLRDLGFSVDFSNPDVTLLVEYPSGRIEATINPILILGFYKKTARRVSQSSWITSFGVKRYPFSVQDAYTPLLELYKGSEIVIHAAGREDVDVRMLGSGRPIVVEVKEPRRRRVKIEDAERSVNDEWVGLFKTVLIERVTRSFMRSVVKGVEGEERHAKIYRALVYVPDGVSHEDIEKLVEFFKGRLVRQRTPRRVRHRRADIIRERKVYEVSAYKISDNLFIAFIRAEGGLYIKELVSGEDTWPGFPDALGKQAHCVELDVVKVETKLRVKEGLVSGAARGGVSNGKATQGLSPSHKEASTQTHP; from the coding sequence ATGGAAGGGATGGAGGAGCGCGTGGCACACGTAGCTAGCGATATCATAGTGAAGAGTCTGCAGGTACTCCTAGAGTACCCGCTTTGCGACCGTTGTCTTGGTAGGATGTTCGCATTGCTAGGTAAGGGATGGAGCAACAAGCAGCGAGGAGAGGCAATCAAGATGATAATAATCATGGTGTTACATCGTCTTGCAAGGGAGGGTGATGAGGAAGCATCTAAGCTCCTAGAGAGGCTTTCAGCATCGCTATACAACACTGCTCCAAGGCTTTACGAGGAGCTTGGCGTGGAGCGCACCGAGATTGTATGCCCTCTGTGTGGTGGAGTGTTTGACAAGGTGGTTAACGAGGTTGTTGAGCGTGCAGCAAGGCTCCTGCGTGAAGTTGAGGCAGAGTCGTTTGTCGTCGGTGCTAGGCTTGCAGAAGAGGTAAGGGGTGTCGAAGATAGCATAGTTGCTAACTACGGGCTTGTGCATGCAGAGTCTATCGCTGCTGAATTAAAACGCGAGGTTGGTAAGAGGCTACGCGACCTAGGATTTAGCGTGGATTTCTCGAATCCGGATGTGACTCTACTCGTCGAATATCCCAGCGGCCGCATAGAAGCAACCATAAACCCTATACTGATCCTAGGCTTCTACAAGAAGACTGCAAGGAGAGTGTCACAATCCTCTTGGATAACGTCGTTCGGTGTGAAGAGGTATCCATTTTCGGTGCAAGATGCGTACACACCTCTCCTAGAGCTCTATAAGGGTTCCGAGATAGTGATACACGCTGCTGGACGCGAAGATGTTGATGTCAGAATGTTGGGCTCTGGTAGGCCCATAGTTGTTGAGGTTAAGGAGCCTAGAAGGCGGAGAGTGAAAATTGAGGACGCGGAGAGAAGTGTTAACGATGAGTGGGTTGGACTCTTCAAGACCGTGCTTATTGAGCGTGTGACTAGATCGTTTATGAGAAGTGTAGTCAAAGGTGTTGAAGGCGAGGAGAGACACGCTAAGATATATCGCGCTCTAGTTTATGTTCCAGATGGCGTGTCGCACGAGGATATTGAGAAGCTTGTCGAGTTCTTCAAGGGAAGGCTTGTAAGGCAACGTACACCTCGAAGAGTTAGACACCGTAGAGCTGACATTATACGCGAGCGTAAAGTTTACGAGGTAAGTGCTTACAAGATCTCCGACAATCTGTTCATAGCCTTTATCAGAGCTGAAGGAGGCCTGTACATTAAGGAGCTTGTGAGCGGCGAGGATACTTGGCCCGGCTTTCCCGATGCACTGGGTAAGCAAGCCCATTGTGTAGAGCTTGATGTGGTTAAGGTCGAGACGAAACTAAGGGTTAAAGAAGGCCTTGTTTCGGGTGCGGCTCGGGGAGGTGTGAGTAATGGTAAAGCCACCCAAGGGCTTTCGCCATCGCACAAGGAAGCTTCTACGCAAACACATCCGTGA
- a CDS encoding U6 snRNA-associated Sm-like protein LSm6, protein MSQQRPASPLRVLREARNRVILVKLKDGSEYIGKLELTDGTMNLILSDCVEVDSETMEPKVKYGRVLIRGSMVVFVSVDYELYGKLPEVSGA, encoded by the coding sequence ATGTCGCAGCAGCGTCCAGCGAGTCCACTTCGTGTGCTACGCGAGGCAAGAAACAGGGTTATCCTTGTGAAGCTAAAGGACGGTAGCGAGTACATTGGTAAGCTTGAGTTGACTGATGGAACGATGAACCTCATACTAAGTGATTGTGTTGAGGTTGATAGCGAGACTATGGAGCCCAAGGTGAAATACGGGCGGGTGCTTATACGCGGTAGTATGGTTGTATTTGTTAGTGTTGATTACGAGTTGTACGGTAAGTTGCCGGAGGTGAGTGGTGCGTGA
- a CDS encoding RNA polymerase Rpb4: MKIKDIRYVPIPYAYKLLAEALPRGEEQPYSEIVYRTLNYLRMFSKCTSDNAVKAVERLKTEFGLNEYTCVLIVNIRPRTVYELKAILAAAKTGLTLTDEDLKKIIEVLDEVCGQQQ; this comes from the coding sequence TTGAAGATTAAGGATATCCGTTATGTGCCGATACCATATGCCTACAAGCTGTTAGCTGAGGCGTTACCGCGTGGAGAGGAGCAACCATACAGCGAAATAGTATATCGAACCCTGAACTATCTACGTATGTTCTCTAAGTGTACGTCGGATAATGCTGTGAAGGCTGTTGAGAGGCTAAAGACTGAATTCGGGTTGAACGAGTATACATGTGTGCTGATAGTCAACATAAGGCCGCGCACAGTATACGAGTTAAAGGCTATACTTGCGGCTGCAAAGACTGGTTTGACGCTCACCGACGAGGATCTAAAGAAGATAATTGAGGTACTAGACGAGGTTTGTGGGCAGCAACAATAA
- a CDS encoding MazG nucleotide pyrophosphohydrolase domain-containing protein, which produces MELSCVQREMKRLYYERDSVRGVYATFVWLVEEVGELGEAILKGDLKQIEEEIADVIAWTLSLANLLGIDVEAAFKRKYPDAKC; this is translated from the coding sequence ATGGAGCTGTCATGTGTGCAACGCGAGATGAAGAGGTTGTACTATGAGCGTGACAGTGTACGTGGTGTGTATGCAACGTTTGTGTGGCTTGTTGAGGAGGTTGGCGAGCTCGGAGAGGCTATATTGAAGGGTGATTTAAAGCAAATTGAAGAAGAGATAGCTGATGTTATTGCCTGGACTTTATCGCTGGCGAATCTGTTGGGCATCGATGTTGAGGCCGCTTTCAAGAGGAAATATCCGGATGCAAAGTGCTAG
- a CDS encoding geranylgeranylglyceryl/heptaprenylglyceryl phosphate synthase has translation MARSTWRGRVKKLLLERKEKGCKSFFALLDPDKPIDINKLIPILTRATVVLIGGSLGVTPYDIDDLITRAREAGIDKPFVLFPGGLNNIAANADAILYMSLLNSLDPYWIIGAQVAAAPIVKRLGLEVLPTAYIIVGEGGAAGHVGRAQTIPLDKPELVAAYTLAAKYLGMQFVYLEAGSGAHTHIPPETVKLTRKVVGNDVYLIVGGGIRDVDTALAVLEAGADAIVIGTLLERQPEKATEIVETVNSYCSRDASTLHPDISS, from the coding sequence ATGGCGAGGAGTACGTGGAGGGGTCGAGTGAAGAAACTTTTACTTGAGCGTAAAGAGAAGGGGTGCAAGTCGTTCTTTGCGCTCCTCGACCCGGACAAGCCTATTGATATTAACAAGCTGATACCTATTTTGACAAGAGCTACTGTTGTGCTCATAGGCGGTAGTCTAGGAGTTACACCCTACGACATCGACGATCTTATAACCCGTGCACGGGAAGCTGGCATAGATAAGCCCTTCGTGTTATTCCCCGGTGGACTCAACAATATAGCCGCTAACGCGGACGCGATACTCTACATGAGCCTATTGAACTCCCTAGACCCTTACTGGATCATAGGTGCGCAGGTAGCCGCAGCCCCCATAGTCAAGCGCCTAGGTCTTGAAGTGTTACCAACAGCCTACATAATAGTTGGTGAGGGTGGCGCGGCAGGCCACGTAGGCAGAGCACAAACTATACCGCTCGACAAACCGGAGCTTGTTGCAGCCTATACACTCGCAGCCAAGTATCTCGGCATGCAATTTGTATACCTGGAGGCGGGCTCAGGAGCACATACACACATACCTCCCGAAACAGTGAAGTTAACACGCAAAGTTGTAGGCAATGATGTGTATCTCATTGTTGGTGGAGGCATAAGGGATGTTGACACGGCGCTAGCGGTGCTAGAAGCCGGCGCCGATGCAATAGTGATAGGCACACTTCTAGAGAGGCAGCCAGAGAAGGCAACTGAGATTGTCGAAACTGTTAACTCCTATTGTAGCCGCGATGCTAGCACTTTGCATCCGGATATTTCCTCTTGA
- a CDS encoding TiaS agmantine-binding domain-containing protein codes for MLLAIALDGADSPSGGCTTHLASLIFLRLALRENLTPADYPWLVRLNPSIPMKTRGNGSVTLWFSTDSVERARRAAMIARDMLVEYAESTGSKTKASIVAILFSDEALPRREHTLTRLYYDALTRLVPIKHAWEALNKLKLDGAEVLVAEGNSIVGALAGVGARLDFDHTFELLVYMPPRLWGTRPQLEQDAVRKLDHVLGFYGIASIDYATGRALIQPHGPDPVLAGVRSDTPEALANSLQFVPREFYTHAIIYRSNQHTGVHIRDDLVEHIKPYDCIRLHGVLGNTRIIGGGHVIAQFCDDSGCIDAAFYRETGELRHIASRLLWARVTLEGCVRVHRGRLTVNVERLVILDGVVRYEHLAPPCPKCNARTTRVRDSVYKCSECGTIVYGVKGVEVIERLPRMIVEPPPSAWHHLYMPLARITRIARPRGLKPTPSSASDILLVPGTNVMF; via the coding sequence ATGCTGCTAGCCATAGCTCTTGATGGTGCAGATTCGCCTTCCGGCGGTTGTACTACACACCTCGCCTCCCTCATCTTTCTTCGTCTAGCTCTACGCGAGAACCTCACGCCAGCTGACTATCCTTGGCTTGTACGCCTCAATCCGTCTATACCTATGAAGACTCGTGGCAACGGCTCCGTAACCCTGTGGTTTAGCACTGATAGTGTCGAGCGAGCAAGACGTGCAGCAATGATAGCAAGAGACATGCTTGTCGAATATGCAGAGTCTACTGGTTCTAAGACTAAAGCAAGCATAGTTGCTATATTGTTTAGCGATGAGGCACTGCCACGCCGTGAGCACACCCTTACAAGACTATACTATGATGCGCTCACGCGCCTAGTACCAATCAAACATGCATGGGAAGCACTTAACAAGTTGAAACTAGATGGTGCAGAGGTGCTCGTTGCAGAGGGGAATAGTATAGTGGGGGCCCTAGCTGGTGTCGGCGCTCGCCTTGATTTTGATCACACATTCGAACTCCTAGTCTACATGCCTCCTCGATTATGGGGTACTCGGCCACAGCTAGAACAAGATGCTGTTAGGAAACTGGACCACGTCCTCGGCTTCTACGGCATTGCGAGTATAGACTATGCGACAGGCCGTGCCTTGATCCAGCCACATGGCCCCGATCCCGTATTGGCTGGCGTTAGGAGCGATACGCCAGAGGCTCTAGCTAATTCGCTTCAATTTGTACCGCGTGAGTTTTACACGCACGCCATTATCTATAGGAGTAATCAGCACACAGGTGTACACATTAGAGACGATTTAGTTGAGCATATCAAGCCCTATGACTGTATTCGCTTGCATGGTGTACTCGGCAACACTAGAATTATCGGAGGCGGTCATGTCATAGCGCAATTCTGCGACGATAGTGGCTGCATAGATGCTGCATTCTATCGTGAGACCGGAGAGTTACGCCATATAGCTTCTAGACTGTTATGGGCTCGTGTAACTCTGGAGGGCTGCGTGCGTGTACACCGTGGACGCCTAACTGTGAACGTTGAACGCCTTGTTATACTGGATGGTGTCGTAAGATACGAGCACTTGGCACCACCATGCCCAAAATGCAACGCTAGAACAACTAGAGTGCGAGACAGCGTGTACAAGTGTAGCGAGTGCGGAACGATAGTCTATGGCGTAAAAGGTGTAGAAGTAATAGAGCGTTTGCCTAGGATGATTGTTGAACCTCCTCCTTCGGCATGGCACCACCTATACATGCCATTGGCGCGTATCACACGCATTGCAAGACCGCGAGGCTTGAAACCGACACCATCATCAGCTAGCGACATACTACTTGTACCAGGTACGAATGTCATGTTTTAA
- a CDS encoding zinc-binding protein codes for MGRRRKRRKKLIIRRPTMPSAFRCPNCEAETLVVEINKKEVDQNTGYYKAIIKCGTCGLQAEMWVPPIFQPVDVYSKFLDGFLEGKIEYKILKSGEERRLSLEELAGEAEHGEEYVEGSSEETFT; via the coding sequence GTGGGGAGAAGGAGGAAGCGAAGGAAGAAATTGATTATCAGGAGGCCGACGATGCCTTCTGCGTTTCGCTGCCCGAACTGCGAGGCAGAGACACTCGTAGTCGAGATTAACAAGAAGGAGGTTGACCAGAATACTGGTTACTACAAAGCCATCATAAAGTGTGGCACGTGCGGCTTGCAGGCTGAGATGTGGGTACCGCCAATATTCCAGCCTGTCGACGTCTACTCCAAATTCCTTGATGGATTCCTAGAGGGCAAGATAGAGTACAAGATATTGAAGTCTGGTGAGGAGCGCCGGTTGAGCCTCGAGGAGCTTGCGGGTGAAGCTGAGCATGGCGAGGAGTACGTGGAGGGGTCGAGTGAAGAAACTTTTACTTGA